One genomic region from Thioalbus denitrificans encodes:
- a CDS encoding helicase RepA family protein, translated as MAAFESPPPPIDYVLPGMVAGTVGALVSPGGVGKSMLALQVAAQIAGGPDLLGLGDLPTGRAVYLPAEDPSAAIMHRLHALRWCMTPAQQQAVAKGLTIHPLAGCRPSLMDDGWLDWLQRTAEGCRIMVLDTLLRFHAADENDSSQMTQVVGRMESIAASTGCAVLYLHHTTKSAAMNGGGAQQQASRGSSVLTDNVRWQGYLAAMASAEAGRLGISEDRRGEYVRFGVSKANSGSTFHGLWLRRNEGGILRHDPSVACRMQQGKTGRAPRDRA; from the coding sequence ATGGCCGCCTTCGAGAGCCCGCCCCCGCCGATTGATTACGTGCTTCCCGGCATGGTCGCCGGGACGGTCGGGGCGCTGGTGTCCCCCGGTGGTGTCGGCAAGTCTATGCTGGCGCTTCAGGTGGCGGCCCAGATTGCCGGCGGCCCTGACCTGCTGGGGCTCGGTGACCTGCCGACTGGAAGGGCTGTCTATCTCCCAGCCGAAGATCCGTCCGCCGCCATCATGCACCGGCTGCACGCGTTGAGGTGGTGCATGACCCCGGCACAGCAGCAGGCCGTAGCCAAGGGCCTGACGATTCACCCGCTTGCAGGCTGTCGGCCAAGTCTCATGGATGACGGGTGGCTTGATTGGCTGCAAAGAACTGCGGAAGGGTGCCGCATCATGGTGCTGGACACGCTCCTGCGCTTCCACGCAGCCGACGAGAACGACAGCAGCCAGATGACTCAGGTTGTCGGGCGCATGGAATCCATCGCCGCCAGCACCGGGTGTGCCGTCCTGTACCTGCACCACACAACCAAGAGCGCGGCGATGAATGGCGGGGGCGCTCAGCAGCAGGCCAGCCGTGGATCGTCCGTGCTCACCGACAATGTGCGATGGCAGGGGTATCTGGCCGCCATGGCCAGCGCAGAGGCCGGGAGGCTTGGCATCAGCGAGGACAGGCGGGGCGAGTATGTCCGGTTCGGGGTGAGCAAGGCCAACTCCGGCTCAACGTTCCACGGGCTCTGGCTCCGCCGCAATGAGGGCGGAATCCTGCGGCATGACCCCTCTGTCGCGTGCCGGATGCAGCAGGGCAAGACCGGGAGGGCTCCCCGTGACAGAGCATAA